Proteins from one Dama dama isolate Ldn47 chromosome 12, ASM3311817v1, whole genome shotgun sequence genomic window:
- the SORD gene encoding sorbitol dehydrogenase isoform X1, with the protein MAAAKPENLSLVVHGPGDLRLENYPIPEPGPNEVLLKMHSVGICGSDVHYWQHGRIGDFVVKKPMVLGHEASGTVVKVGSLVRHLQPGEGNWNRQLIKIVLRAAEENTGCDQCILLSRTLAQLRKRQLIQHPKTSDRVAIEPGAPRETDEFCKIGRYNLSPTIFFCATPPDDGNLCRFYKHNANFCYKLPDNVTFEEGALIEPLSVGIHACRRAGVTLGNKVFVCGAGPIGLVSLLAAKAMGAAQVVVTDLSASRLSKAKEVGADFILQISNESPQEIAKKVEGLLGSKPEVTIECTGVETSIQAGIYATHSGGTLVLVGLGSEMTSVPLVHAATREVDIKGVFRYCNTWPMAISMLASKSVNVKPLVTHRFPLEKALEAFETSKKGLGLKVMIKCDPNDQNP; encoded by the exons ATGGCGGCGGCCAAGCCCGAGAACCTCTCCCTGGTGGTGCACGGACCCGGAGACTTGCGCTTG gaaaaCTATCCTATCCCTGAACCAGGCCCAAACG AGGTGCTTCTGAAGATGCATTCTGTTGGAATTTGTGGCTCAGATGTCCATTACTGGCAGCATGGTCGAATTGGAGATTTTGTTGTGAAAAAGCCAATGGTGCTGGGGCATGAAGCTTCAGGAACAGTTGTAAAAGTGGGATCATTGGTCAGGCACCTACAACCAG GGGAAGGCAACTGGAACAGACAATTAATCAAAATTGTGTTGAGGGCAGCAGAGGAGAATACAGGGTGCGATCAGTGTATACTACTCTCCAGAACCCTGGCTCAGCTGAGGAAGAGACAATTAATTCAACACCCGAAGACAA GTGATCGTGTTGCCATCGAGCCTGGTGCTCCTCGAGAAACTGATGAGTTCTGCAAGATTGGCCGATACAATCTGTCACCTACCATCTTCTTCTGCGCCACGCCCCCCGATGATGGGAACCTCTGCCGGTTCTACAAGCACAATGCTAACTTCTGCTACAA GCTTCCTGACAATGTCACCTTTGAGGAAGGGGCCCTGATCGAGCCACTGTCTGTGGGGATCCATGCCTGCCGGCGAGCTGGAGTCACCCTGGGGAACAAGGTCTTTGTGTGTGGAGCTG GGCCAATTGGACTGGTCAGTTTGCTTGCAGCCAAGGCAATGGGTGCAGCTCAAGTGGTGGTGACTG ATCTGTCAGCCTCTCGGTTGTCTAAAGCCAAGGAAGTCGGGGCTGATTTCATCCTCCAGATCTCCAACGAGAGCCCTCAGGAAATAGCCAAGAAAGTGGAAGGCCTGCTGGGCAGCAAGCCAGAAGTCACAATTGAGTGCACAGGGGTGGAGACCTCCATCCAGGCCGGCATCTAC GCTACTCATTCTGGTGGGACCCTGGTGCTGGTGGGGCTGGGCTCTGAGATGACCAGCGTGCCCCTTGTGCACGCAGCCACCAGGGAGGTGGACATCAAGGGCGTGTTTCGATACTGCAATAC ATGGCCGATGGCGATTTCAATGCTTGCATCCAAGTCTGTGAATGTAAAGCCCTTGGTCACCCATCGGTTTCCTCTGGAGAAAGCTCTGGAGGCCTTTGAAACATCCAAAAAGGGTTTGGGGTTGAAAGTCATGATCAAGTGTGACCCCAACGACCAGAATCCATGA
- the SORD gene encoding sorbitol dehydrogenase isoform X2 has translation MAAAKPENLSLVVHGPGDLRLENYPIPEPGPNEVLLKMHSVGICGSDVHYWQHGRIGDFVVKKPMVLGHEASGTVVKVGSLVRHLQPGDRVAIEPGAPRETDEFCKIGRYNLSPTIFFCATPPDDGNLCRFYKHNANFCYKLPDNVTFEEGALIEPLSVGIHACRRAGVTLGNKVFVCGAGPIGLVSLLAAKAMGAAQVVVTDLSASRLSKAKEVGADFILQISNESPQEIAKKVEGLLGSKPEVTIECTGVETSIQAGIYATHSGGTLVLVGLGSEMTSVPLVHAATREVDIKGVFRYCNTWPMAISMLASKSVNVKPLVTHRFPLEKALEAFETSKKGLGLKVMIKCDPNDQNP, from the exons ATGGCGGCGGCCAAGCCCGAGAACCTCTCCCTGGTGGTGCACGGACCCGGAGACTTGCGCTTG gaaaaCTATCCTATCCCTGAACCAGGCCCAAACG AGGTGCTTCTGAAGATGCATTCTGTTGGAATTTGTGGCTCAGATGTCCATTACTGGCAGCATGGTCGAATTGGAGATTTTGTTGTGAAAAAGCCAATGGTGCTGGGGCATGAAGCTTCAGGAACAGTTGTAAAAGTGGGATCATTGGTCAGGCACCTACAACCAG GTGATCGTGTTGCCATCGAGCCTGGTGCTCCTCGAGAAACTGATGAGTTCTGCAAGATTGGCCGATACAATCTGTCACCTACCATCTTCTTCTGCGCCACGCCCCCCGATGATGGGAACCTCTGCCGGTTCTACAAGCACAATGCTAACTTCTGCTACAA GCTTCCTGACAATGTCACCTTTGAGGAAGGGGCCCTGATCGAGCCACTGTCTGTGGGGATCCATGCCTGCCGGCGAGCTGGAGTCACCCTGGGGAACAAGGTCTTTGTGTGTGGAGCTG GGCCAATTGGACTGGTCAGTTTGCTTGCAGCCAAGGCAATGGGTGCAGCTCAAGTGGTGGTGACTG ATCTGTCAGCCTCTCGGTTGTCTAAAGCCAAGGAAGTCGGGGCTGATTTCATCCTCCAGATCTCCAACGAGAGCCCTCAGGAAATAGCCAAGAAAGTGGAAGGCCTGCTGGGCAGCAAGCCAGAAGTCACAATTGAGTGCACAGGGGTGGAGACCTCCATCCAGGCCGGCATCTAC GCTACTCATTCTGGTGGGACCCTGGTGCTGGTGGGGCTGGGCTCTGAGATGACCAGCGTGCCCCTTGTGCACGCAGCCACCAGGGAGGTGGACATCAAGGGCGTGTTTCGATACTGCAATAC ATGGCCGATGGCGATTTCAATGCTTGCATCCAAGTCTGTGAATGTAAAGCCCTTGGTCACCCATCGGTTTCCTCTGGAGAAAGCTCTGGAGGCCTTTGAAACATCCAAAAAGGGTTTGGGGTTGAAAGTCATGATCAAGTGTGACCCCAACGACCAGAATCCATGA